One stretch of Ananas comosus cultivar F153 linkage group 6, ASM154086v1, whole genome shotgun sequence DNA includes these proteins:
- the LOC109712006 gene encoding protein APEM9-like isoform X1, which yields MPKREGEGGGKEGMGLVSEYDIWKQIDDAERCLVGNMFEDAAALASSIVRNIQTAQLEHVVDDIQLVEMTEAAGMVLIQSLKELGRASMQITEGFTSNLGAIFEDYLAKWKCTNGGIYILTEEGEEDCRCIRQCVLSTEDYLDVAELYTITLLGMVLNETELAISWTEGAELREEDRQDLLRRLYSLQSTANHRSSAGLAEKQATKESHPSSAINASKVEEYPKTIQPHFLSSGDKLKAGPIKSLHPSIRRIDPCFWWFRTVRIKFGRVQLVLPGAKLLLIVSLIFSAYYILRKRGIILKRLVSRQLLSLRKALVDAWGLAFSIQMNPLAAVQQLPSAPQRSWIRQGIEDCQAVINRLGPVPPLTETLLSKAMSAPLGLL from the exons ATGCCCAAACGGGAAggcgaaggaggaggaaaagaggGGATGGGCCTCGTCTCGGAATACGATATCTGGAAGCAAATCGACGATGCCGAGCG CTGTCTAGTTGGCAACATGTTTGAGGATGCAGCAGCCTTGGCTTCTTCCATTGTTCGGAATATTCAGACTGCTCAATTAGAACATGTTGTGGATGATATTCAATTGGTTGAAATGACCGAAGCTGCTGGTATGGTACTTATACAGTCACTGAAGGAACTGGGGAG GGCTAGCATGCAAATAACAGAAGGGTTTACATCCAATCTTGGCGCAATCTTTGAGGATTACCTTGCTAAGTGGAAATGTACAAATGGTggcatttatattttaacagaagaaggagaagaagactgTCGGTGCATACGGCAGTGTGTACTGTCTACTGAAGATTATTTGGATGTGGCAGAGCTTTACACCATAACACTCCTTGGGATGGTCTTAAATGAGACTGAACTTGCTATATCTTGGACAGAGGGAGCAGAATTGCGTGAAGAAGATCGGCAG GACTTACTGAGGAGATTGTACTCATTGCAATCTACTGCAAACCATAGATCTTCTGCAGGTTTGGCGGAAAAACAAGCAACAAAGGAGAGCCATCCTTCTTCAGCCATAAATGCCTCAAAGGTTGAAGAATATCCCAAGACCATCCAACCACACTTTTTGTCAAGTGGGGATAAGTTAAAAGCAGGCCCTATAAAATCCCTTCATCCATCCATCCGACGGATTGACCCTTGCTTTTGGTGGTTTCGGACAGTCCGGATTAAATTTGGCAGAGTGCAGCTAGTGCTTCCGGGTGCAAAGTTGCTGCTTATTGTCTCATTGATCTTTTCGGCTTACTATATTCTTCGAAAGCGAGGAATTATATTGAAGAG GTTAGTGTCGAGACAACTATTATCTTTGAGAAAAGCGTTGGTTGATGCTTGGGGGCTTGCTTTCTCAATCCAGATGAACCCACTGGCTGCTGTTCAACAGCTACCCTCCGCTCCCCAAAGAAGCTG GATACGCCAGGGCATCGAGGATTGTCAAGCAGTGATAAATCGACTTGGTCCAGTTCCCCCTCTTACGGAAACTCTACTGTCAAAAGCTATGTCTGCCCCGCTGGGTTTACTCTGA
- the LOC109712006 gene encoding protein APEM9-like isoform X2: MPKREGEGGGKEGMGLVSEYDIWKQIDDAERCLVGNMFEDAAALASSIVRNIQTAQLEHVVDDIQLVEMTEAAGMVLIQSLKELGRISQLFVELKEVYGSVAAIPVQIFLTGASMQITEGFTSNLGAIFEDYLAKWKCTNGGIYILTEEGEEDCRCIRQCVLSTEDYLDVAELYTITLLGMVLNETELAISWTEGAELREEDRQDLLRRLYSLQSTANHRSSAGLAEKQATKESHPSSAINASKVEEYPKTIQPHFLSSGDKLKAGPIKSLHPSIRRIDPCFWWFRTVRIKFGRVQLVLPGAKLLLIVSLIFSAYYILRKRGIILKRLVSRQLLSLRKALVDAWGLAFSIQMNPLAAVQQLPSAPQRSWASRIVKQ, translated from the exons ATGCCCAAACGGGAAggcgaaggaggaggaaaagaggGGATGGGCCTCGTCTCGGAATACGATATCTGGAAGCAAATCGACGATGCCGAGCG CTGTCTAGTTGGCAACATGTTTGAGGATGCAGCAGCCTTGGCTTCTTCCATTGTTCGGAATATTCAGACTGCTCAATTAGAACATGTTGTGGATGATATTCAATTGGTTGAAATGACCGAAGCTGCTGGTATGGTACTTATACAGTCACTGAAGGAACTGGGGAG GATATCACAACTATTTGTGGAGCTTAAAGAGGTTTATGGTTCAGTGGCTGCTATACCTGTTCAAATTTTCCTAACAGG GGCTAGCATGCAAATAACAGAAGGGTTTACATCCAATCTTGGCGCAATCTTTGAGGATTACCTTGCTAAGTGGAAATGTACAAATGGTggcatttatattttaacagaagaaggagaagaagactgTCGGTGCATACGGCAGTGTGTACTGTCTACTGAAGATTATTTGGATGTGGCAGAGCTTTACACCATAACACTCCTTGGGATGGTCTTAAATGAGACTGAACTTGCTATATCTTGGACAGAGGGAGCAGAATTGCGTGAAGAAGATCGGCAG GACTTACTGAGGAGATTGTACTCATTGCAATCTACTGCAAACCATAGATCTTCTGCAGGTTTGGCGGAAAAACAAGCAACAAAGGAGAGCCATCCTTCTTCAGCCATAAATGCCTCAAAGGTTGAAGAATATCCCAAGACCATCCAACCACACTTTTTGTCAAGTGGGGATAAGTTAAAAGCAGGCCCTATAAAATCCCTTCATCCATCCATCCGACGGATTGACCCTTGCTTTTGGTGGTTTCGGACAGTCCGGATTAAATTTGGCAGAGTGCAGCTAGTGCTTCCGGGTGCAAAGTTGCTGCTTATTGTCTCATTGATCTTTTCGGCTTACTATATTCTTCGAAAGCGAGGAATTATATTGAAGAG GTTAGTGTCGAGACAACTATTATCTTTGAGAAAAGCGTTGGTTGATGCTTGGGGGCTTGCTTTCTCAATCCAGATGAACCCACTGGCTGCTGTTCAACAGCTACCCTCCGCTCCCCAAAGAAGCTG GGCATCGAGGATTGTCAAGCAGTGA
- the LOC109712006 gene encoding protein APEM9-like isoform X3, whose translation MPKREGEGGGKEGMGLVSEYDIWKQIDDAERCLVGNMFEDAAALASSIVRNIQTAQLEHVVDDIQLVEMTEAAGMVLIQSLKELGRISQLFVELKEVYGSVAAIPVQIFLTGASMQITEGFTSNLGAIFEDYLAKWKCTNGGIYILTEEGEEDCRCIRQCVLSTEDYLDVAELYTITLLGMVLNETELAISWTEGAELREEDRQDLLRRLYSLQSTANHRSSAGLAEKQATKESHPSSAINASKVEEYPKTIQPHFLSSGDKLKAGPIKSLHPSIRRIDPCFWWFRTVRIKFGRVQLVLPGAKLLLIVSLIFSAYYILRKRGIILKRLVSRQLLSLRKALVDAWGLAFSIQMNPLAAVQQLPSAPQRSWQ comes from the exons ATGCCCAAACGGGAAggcgaaggaggaggaaaagaggGGATGGGCCTCGTCTCGGAATACGATATCTGGAAGCAAATCGACGATGCCGAGCG CTGTCTAGTTGGCAACATGTTTGAGGATGCAGCAGCCTTGGCTTCTTCCATTGTTCGGAATATTCAGACTGCTCAATTAGAACATGTTGTGGATGATATTCAATTGGTTGAAATGACCGAAGCTGCTGGTATGGTACTTATACAGTCACTGAAGGAACTGGGGAG GATATCACAACTATTTGTGGAGCTTAAAGAGGTTTATGGTTCAGTGGCTGCTATACCTGTTCAAATTTTCCTAACAGG GGCTAGCATGCAAATAACAGAAGGGTTTACATCCAATCTTGGCGCAATCTTTGAGGATTACCTTGCTAAGTGGAAATGTACAAATGGTggcatttatattttaacagaagaaggagaagaagactgTCGGTGCATACGGCAGTGTGTACTGTCTACTGAAGATTATTTGGATGTGGCAGAGCTTTACACCATAACACTCCTTGGGATGGTCTTAAATGAGACTGAACTTGCTATATCTTGGACAGAGGGAGCAGAATTGCGTGAAGAAGATCGGCAG GACTTACTGAGGAGATTGTACTCATTGCAATCTACTGCAAACCATAGATCTTCTGCAGGTTTGGCGGAAAAACAAGCAACAAAGGAGAGCCATCCTTCTTCAGCCATAAATGCCTCAAAGGTTGAAGAATATCCCAAGACCATCCAACCACACTTTTTGTCAAGTGGGGATAAGTTAAAAGCAGGCCCTATAAAATCCCTTCATCCATCCATCCGACGGATTGACCCTTGCTTTTGGTGGTTTCGGACAGTCCGGATTAAATTTGGCAGAGTGCAGCTAGTGCTTCCGGGTGCAAAGTTGCTGCTTATTGTCTCATTGATCTTTTCGGCTTACTATATTCTTCGAAAGCGAGGAATTATATTGAAGAG GTTAGTGTCGAGACAACTATTATCTTTGAGAAAAGCGTTGGTTGATGCTTGGGGGCTTGCTTTCTCAATCCAGATGAACCCACTGGCTGCTGTTCAACAGCTACCCTCCGCTCCCCAAAGAAGCTG GCAATAA
- the LOC109712006 gene encoding protein APEM9-like isoform X4 yields MPKREGEGGGKEGMGLVSEYDIWKQIDDAERCLVGNMFEDAAALASSIVRNIQTAQLEHVVDDIQLVEMTEAAGMVLIQSLKELGRISQLFVELKEVYGSVAAIPVQIFLTGASMQITEGFTSNLGAIFEDYLAKWKCTNGGIYILTEEGEEDCRCIRQCVLSTEDYLDVAELYTITLLGMVLNETELAISWTEGAELREEDRQDLLRRLYSLQSTANHRSSAGLAEKQATKESHPSSAINASKVEEYPKTIQPHFLSSGDKLKAGPIKSLHPSIRRIDPCFWWFRTVRIKFGRVQLVLPGAKLLLIVSLIFSAYYILRKRGIILKRLVSRQLLSLRKALVDAWGLAFSIQMNPLAAVQQLPSAPQRSW; encoded by the exons ATGCCCAAACGGGAAggcgaaggaggaggaaaagaggGGATGGGCCTCGTCTCGGAATACGATATCTGGAAGCAAATCGACGATGCCGAGCG CTGTCTAGTTGGCAACATGTTTGAGGATGCAGCAGCCTTGGCTTCTTCCATTGTTCGGAATATTCAGACTGCTCAATTAGAACATGTTGTGGATGATATTCAATTGGTTGAAATGACCGAAGCTGCTGGTATGGTACTTATACAGTCACTGAAGGAACTGGGGAG GATATCACAACTATTTGTGGAGCTTAAAGAGGTTTATGGTTCAGTGGCTGCTATACCTGTTCAAATTTTCCTAACAGG GGCTAGCATGCAAATAACAGAAGGGTTTACATCCAATCTTGGCGCAATCTTTGAGGATTACCTTGCTAAGTGGAAATGTACAAATGGTggcatttatattttaacagaagaaggagaagaagactgTCGGTGCATACGGCAGTGTGTACTGTCTACTGAAGATTATTTGGATGTGGCAGAGCTTTACACCATAACACTCCTTGGGATGGTCTTAAATGAGACTGAACTTGCTATATCTTGGACAGAGGGAGCAGAATTGCGTGAAGAAGATCGGCAG GACTTACTGAGGAGATTGTACTCATTGCAATCTACTGCAAACCATAGATCTTCTGCAGGTTTGGCGGAAAAACAAGCAACAAAGGAGAGCCATCCTTCTTCAGCCATAAATGCCTCAAAGGTTGAAGAATATCCCAAGACCATCCAACCACACTTTTTGTCAAGTGGGGATAAGTTAAAAGCAGGCCCTATAAAATCCCTTCATCCATCCATCCGACGGATTGACCCTTGCTTTTGGTGGTTTCGGACAGTCCGGATTAAATTTGGCAGAGTGCAGCTAGTGCTTCCGGGTGCAAAGTTGCTGCTTATTGTCTCATTGATCTTTTCGGCTTACTATATTCTTCGAAAGCGAGGAATTATATTGAAGAG GTTAGTGTCGAGACAACTATTATCTTTGAGAAAAGCGTTGGTTGATGCTTGGGGGCTTGCTTTCTCAATCCAGATGAACCCACTGGCTGCTGTTCAACAGCTACCCTCCGCTCCCCAAAGAAGCTG GTGA